A single genomic interval of Ancylobacter sp. IITR112 harbors:
- a CDS encoding DUF2934 domain-containing protein yields the protein MSTEPETSADSALKLKIEHRAYEIWVDEGSPNGCDLEHWLRAEAEVTSTEPESKRAPKSAAAAKKAS from the coding sequence ATGAGCACAGAGCCGGAAACGTCTGCCGACAGCGCTCTCAAGCTGAAGATCGAGCACCGCGCATATGAGATCTGGGTGGACGAAGGCAGCCCGAATGGCTGCGATCTGGAGCATTGGCTGCGAGCCGAGGCCGAGGTCACATCGACAGAACCCGAGAGCAAACGTGCTCCGAAAAGCGCCGCGGCTGCGAAGAAGGCCTCATAG